A DNA window from Methylocystis heyeri contains the following coding sequences:
- a CDS encoding sulfite exporter TauE/SafE family protein, with amino-acid sequence MTAVEAMVPVEAMLHVHGMHCHGCEHIIETSVGKLPGILEVKADYAGETVSVAFDPKSVDLAAIRKAIEQAGYRTFELGDPARRRGPLYRLLAAASGVAAILLIVFFDTQWIGGAVEPDVARHLSLDLIFLLGLLTGFHCVGMCGGFVLSYTADDAAEGRHSYLSHILYGAGKTLSYVAIGAAFGFLGAFVAFTPLLRGMAGLFAGLFLIVFGLNMLGLFAPLRRFRLGLPAPLQRFVFSEQKRSRHRPFVIGLLNGLMIACGPLQAMYVMAAGTGSAFEGAKMLLAFALGTLPVLLGFGFAATLISSAVTHRLLRTSGIIVVVLGAVMINRGLILTASGYDLSSAIERLGGTSGSGRQSEPLAENETAHGSGAAEPLPAFQTIRMQADEFGYAPNRFVLIRGVPVKWVIDGKRITTCNRRIIAPGLGLEFDVRQGAQTIEFTPKTVGVVPWSCWMGMLRGEFDVVERPGALAAGRSASAASAQVAASRQAPSPCASVGELVVAAGDSLRGLAKRYYGKAKFWNEIAAANPGLDPLRLRPGMKIKLPRPLCEPRKIP; translated from the coding sequence ATGACGGCAGTTGAGGCCATGGTCCCGGTCGAGGCGATGCTGCATGTCCATGGCATGCATTGCCACGGCTGCGAGCATATTATCGAAACATCGGTCGGCAAGCTGCCGGGGATCCTCGAGGTCAAGGCGGACTATGCCGGCGAAACCGTCTCGGTGGCGTTCGACCCCAAGAGCGTCGACCTCGCCGCAATCAGAAAGGCGATCGAGCAGGCCGGCTATCGCACTTTTGAACTCGGCGACCCTGCGAGACGCCGGGGGCCTTTATACAGGCTCCTCGCCGCGGCCTCTGGCGTCGCCGCGATTCTGCTGATCGTCTTTTTCGATACGCAGTGGATCGGCGGAGCAGTAGAGCCGGACGTCGCCCGGCATCTCAGCCTCGACCTCATCTTTTTGCTCGGGCTGCTCACCGGCTTTCATTGTGTCGGCATGTGCGGCGGCTTCGTGCTCAGCTATACGGCCGACGACGCCGCGGAAGGACGCCACTCTTATCTTTCCCATATTCTCTACGGCGCCGGAAAAACGCTGTCCTATGTCGCGATCGGCGCGGCCTTCGGCTTTCTCGGCGCTTTCGTCGCCTTCACGCCTTTGCTGCGCGGCATGGCGGGCCTGTTCGCAGGATTGTTTCTGATCGTCTTCGGCTTGAACATGCTGGGCCTGTTTGCGCCGTTGCGCCGCTTTCGGCTGGGGCTTCCCGCGCCGCTTCAGCGCTTCGTGTTCAGCGAGCAGAAACGGTCACGGCATCGTCCCTTCGTCATCGGCTTGCTCAACGGGCTGATGATCGCCTGCGGCCCCTTGCAGGCCATGTATGTGATGGCCGCCGGCACAGGCAGCGCGTTTGAGGGCGCCAAGATGCTGCTCGCCTTCGCGCTAGGAACTCTTCCGGTGTTGCTCGGCTTCGGCTTCGCGGCCACGCTGATCTCGAGCGCCGTTACGCATCGTCTGCTGAGGACTTCGGGCATTATCGTTGTGGTCCTCGGCGCGGTGATGATCAATCGCGGGCTGATCCTCACGGCTTCGGGCTATGATCTCTCTTCGGCGATAGAACGGTTGGGCGGGACCAGCGGATCAGGCCGCCAGTCCGAGCCGCTTGCGGAAAACGAGACGGCTCATGGGAGCGGCGCGGCCGAACCGCTGCCGGCTTTCCAGACCATAAGGATGCAGGCGGACGAATTCGGCTATGCGCCCAACCGCTTCGTGCTCATCCGCGGCGTGCCGGTCAAATGGGTGATCGACGGAAAAAGGATCACGACCTGCAACCGGCGCATCATCGCGCCCGGGCTGGGGTTGGAGTTCGACGTTAGGCAAGGCGCGCAGACGATAGAGTTCACGCCAAAGACCGTCGGCGTCGTTCCCTGGAGTTGCTGGATGGGCATGTTGCGGGGCGAATTCGACGTCGTGGAGCGGCCCGGCGCCCTCGCGGCCGGGCGGAGCGCCTCGGCGGCATCGGCGCAAGTCGCCGCCTCAAGGCAGGCGCCGTCTCCATGCGCGTCCGTCGGCGAACTTGTCGTCGCGGCCGGGGACAGTTTGCGCGGTTTGGCGAAGCGCTATTATGGCAAGGCGAAGTTCTGGAATGAAATTGCGGCGGCCAATCCCGGCCTCGATCCATTGCGGCTTCGCCCCGGAATGAAAATCAAGCTGCCGCGGCCCTTGTGCGAACCGCGGAAAATCCCTTAG
- a CDS encoding flavin reductase family protein, whose translation MKKLALSKVYQFLEPGPVVLLATAHKGASNVMTMSWHMMVDFEPPLIACIVSNRDHSFKALRATKECVIAIPPVELAEKIVAIGNCSGRDVDKFSAFGLTPRKGALVSAPLIAECFVNIECRVIDTRLVNRYCLFILEGVEAWLDPAQSGAKALHHKGFGRFIIDGETIELKSNMP comes from the coding sequence ATGAAAAAACTGGCGCTTTCGAAGGTCTATCAGTTTCTGGAGCCGGGACCGGTCGTGCTGCTCGCCACCGCGCATAAGGGCGCATCCAACGTCATGACCATGTCATGGCATATGATGGTGGATTTCGAGCCGCCGCTGATCGCCTGCATCGTCAGCAATCGCGATCACAGCTTCAAGGCGCTGCGGGCGACGAAGGAATGCGTCATTGCGATACCTCCCGTCGAGCTGGCCGAGAAAATAGTCGCCATCGGCAATTGCTCCGGGCGCGACGTCGATAAATTCTCCGCCTTCGGGCTGACGCCGCGGAAGGGCGCGCTGGTTTCCGCACCCTTGATCGCCGAGTGTTTCGTAAATATCGAATGCCGCGTGATCGACACCCGCCTCGTAAATCGTTATTGCCTTTTCATCCTCGAGGGAGTCGAAGCCTGGCTCGACCCCGCGCAATCGGGCGCGAAAGCCCTGCACCACAAGGGCTTCGGCAGGTTTATCATCGACGGCGAGACAATCGAGCTGAAGTCGAATATGCCCTGA
- a CDS encoding alkene reductase — translation MSNLFQPLKIGALELPNRIVMAPLTRCRAVEERTPNAMMRDYYVQRASAGLIISEATSVTPMGVGYADTPGVWSDAQVEGWKEITRAVHAAGGRIFLQLWHVGRISHPTFLNGAQPVAPSAIAAEGHVSLLRPKQAYPVPRALDLAEIPEVVAAYRLGAENAKKAGFDGVEIHGANGYLLDQFLQDSANKRTDRYGGSIENRARLLLEVTDAAIEVWGADRVGVHLAPRGDSQSMGDSDPKALFGYVARELGGRRIAFICTREHAGPDALGPYLKKEFGGVFIANEGFTRETAEQALAAGEADAVAFGKLFIANSDLVERFRRNAPLNEPDLATFYAKGAKGYLDYPTLALA, via the coding sequence ATGTCCAATTTGTTTCAGCCCTTGAAAATCGGCGCTCTCGAACTGCCCAACAGGATCGTCATGGCGCCGCTCACGCGCTGCCGGGCGGTGGAAGAGCGCACGCCCAATGCGATGATGCGAGACTATTACGTTCAGCGCGCCTCCGCCGGACTCATCATCTCGGAAGCGACCTCGGTCACACCCATGGGGGTGGGCTACGCGGATACGCCCGGCGTGTGGTCCGATGCGCAGGTCGAGGGGTGGAAGGAGATCACACGCGCCGTCCACGCGGCGGGCGGGCGCATTTTTCTGCAATTATGGCATGTCGGACGCATCTCGCATCCGACCTTCCTGAACGGCGCCCAGCCGGTCGCTCCGAGCGCTATCGCCGCGGAGGGCCATGTCAGCCTGTTGCGGCCGAAGCAAGCTTATCCCGTCCCGAGGGCGCTGGATCTCGCCGAAATCCCCGAGGTCGTAGCCGCTTATCGCCTGGGGGCCGAGAACGCCAAAAAAGCGGGCTTCGACGGCGTCGAGATTCATGGCGCCAACGGCTATCTGCTCGACCAGTTCCTTCAGGACAGCGCCAACAAGCGGACCGACCGATATGGCGGCTCGATCGAGAACCGCGCACGCCTGCTGCTCGAAGTGACGGACGCCGCCATCGAGGTGTGGGGAGCCGATCGCGTGGGCGTGCATCTCGCCCCGCGCGGCGACTCTCAATCCATGGGCGATTCGGACCCCAAGGCGCTGTTCGGATATGTCGCGCGCGAACTCGGCGGGCGTCGCATCGCCTTCATCTGCACCCGCGAACACGCCGGGCCCGACGCCCTCGGCCCCTATCTCAAGAAGGAATTCGGCGGGGTTTTCATCGCCAATGAGGGCTTCACGCGGGAGACGGCCGAACAGGCGCTCGCCGCCGGCGAGGCCGACGCCGTGGCCTTCGGCAAGCTGTTCATAGCCAATTCCGATCTCGTCGAGCGATTCCGCCGCAACGCGCCGTTGAACGAGCCGGACCTCGCCACCTTCTACGCCAAGGGGGCCAAAGGATATCTCGATTATCCGACTTTGGCCCTGGCCTGA
- a CDS encoding poly-gamma-glutamate hydrolase family protein, producing MSDKYSCYAELLAREREGASFRVRVKDRCSSVSVVAPHGGRIEPGTSETAALIAAEDFSLYCFESLLPGGRLHITSARFDEPRGLALVEASEIAIAIHGRADAGDGQTIWMGGLRLDMRDRIGAALERAGFPVSVDHHMQGRHPENICNRGRLRAGIQVELPRSLRNRFRGDAFARDVFAKAVRGPLLDWEQKHSEALAYPAR from the coding sequence ATGTCGGACAAATACAGCTGCTACGCCGAACTTCTCGCCCGCGAGCGGGAAGGAGCGAGCTTTCGCGTCCGCGTCAAAGATAGATGCTCATCCGTGTCCGTCGTCGCGCCTCACGGCGGCAGGATAGAGCCCGGAACCTCGGAAACCGCGGCCTTGATCGCGGCGGAGGATTTTTCCCTCTATTGCTTCGAGTCTCTGCTACCGGGCGGGCGCCTGCACATCACCTCGGCGCGCTTCGACGAACCGAGAGGGCTGGCGCTCGTCGAGGCGAGCGAAATCGCGATCGCGATCCACGGCCGCGCCGACGCCGGCGACGGACAAACCATCTGGATGGGCGGATTGCGGCTCGATATGCGCGACAGGATCGGCGCCGCTCTGGAGCGAGCGGGATTTCCGGTTTCGGTCGACCATCACATGCAGGGCAGACATCCTGAAAACATCTGCAACAGAGGCCGTCTGCGCGCAGGAATCCAGGTGGAGCTGCCCCGATCGCTCAGAAACCGCTTTCGCGGCGACGCCTTCGCGAGGGACGTTTTCGCGAAGGCGGTGCGCGGCCCGCTTCTGGATTGGGAGCAAAAGCATTCCGAGGCGCTCGCCTATCCGGCGCGCTGA
- a CDS encoding HPF/RaiA family ribosome-associated protein translates to MQVPLDISFQNSEPSEEIRAEVERQAKRLEKFHGRITSCNVTVIAPQSRHQKGGIYKVDIRIAMPSHRDVFVTRSHEDVPEHEHYAVAIKDAFSAAQRQIEDTVRDMRGDVKSHEVEDHGRISKFFAGEDYGFIETSDGREVYFHRNSVLDDAFDRLVVGSQVRFVEEIGEKGPQASTVRAVGKHHLD, encoded by the coding sequence ATGCAGGTTCCGCTCGATATTTCCTTCCAGAATTCAGAGCCTTCCGAGGAAATCCGCGCCGAAGTCGAACGGCAGGCCAAGCGCCTGGAAAAATTCCACGGGCGCATAACCAGCTGCAACGTGACCGTCATCGCACCGCAATCGCGGCATCAGAAAGGCGGGATCTACAAAGTCGACATTCGGATCGCAATGCCCTCGCACCGGGACGTTTTCGTAACCAGATCGCACGAGGACGTACCCGAACATGAACATTACGCCGTCGCGATCAAGGACGCCTTCAGCGCCGCGCAGCGCCAGATCGAGGATACGGTTCGCGACATGCGCGGCGACGTGAAAAGCCACGAGGTCGAGGACCACGGCCGCATATCCAAGTTTTTTGCCGGCGAGGATTACGGTTTCATCGAGACTTCCGATGGTCGAGAGGTCTATTTTCACCGCAACAGCGTTCTCGACGACGCGTTCGACCGCCTCGTGGTCGGTTCGCAGGTGAGGTTCGTCGAGGAAATCGGCGAGAAGGGGCCACAGGCGAGCACGGTTCGCGCCGTCGGAAAGCATCATTTGGATTAG
- a CDS encoding CapA family protein, translating to MSVFEAPSAGKTVRIFLCGDVMIGRGIDQILPRPCPPLLHEPYLASAMDYVKLAEQASGRITAPVDLSYPWGASLEKLESRRPDICIANLETSATTSEDYEAKGINYRVSPANAACLRSLGVDICALANNHVLDWGQGGLLETLDTLERLGIRTAGAGRNLKEAQEPAVFPLPGRGRAVVFSFALPSGGTPRHWEATRDRPGVNFLPDLSGESLDHACDIIGASRKPDDLAVVSLHWGPNWSYEVPEEQRLFAHGLMDRAEVRIVHGHSSHHPKAIEIYRDRLILYGCGDFLNDYEGIGGDETYRGDLSLMFFADIDADNGELVALELAPLKVRRLRLEAASPEDAEWMAQKLDSESVPFGVRVRKIARDSLRAEPAL from the coding sequence ATGAGCGTTTTCGAAGCGCCCAGCGCAGGCAAGACCGTTCGCATCTTTCTTTGTGGGGATGTGATGATTGGCCGGGGCATAGACCAGATCCTCCCCCGGCCCTGTCCACCCTTGCTGCATGAGCCCTACCTCGCCTCGGCCATGGACTACGTCAAGCTGGCCGAACAGGCATCCGGGCGGATAACGGCTCCGGTCGATCTCTCCTATCCCTGGGGCGCCTCGCTGGAAAAGCTTGAATCGAGGCGCCCGGATATTTGCATCGCAAACCTCGAGACCAGCGCGACGACCAGCGAGGATTACGAAGCAAAGGGCATCAATTACAGGGTAAGCCCGGCCAACGCAGCGTGCCTGCGCTCGCTCGGCGTCGATATTTGCGCGCTCGCGAACAACCATGTTCTCGACTGGGGGCAGGGGGGGCTTCTTGAAACCCTCGATACGCTCGAGAGATTGGGAATTCGGACGGCGGGCGCCGGACGCAATCTTAAGGAAGCGCAAGAACCGGCAGTCTTCCCGCTTCCCGGAAGAGGGAGGGCGGTCGTCTTCTCCTTCGCTCTGCCGAGCGGCGGAACGCCGCGACATTGGGAGGCGACTCGAGACAGGCCAGGGGTAAACTTTCTTCCCGATCTTTCCGGAGAAAGCCTCGACCATGCCTGCGATATCATAGGAGCTTCGCGCAAGCCTGATGATCTGGCCGTCGTCTCCCTCCACTGGGGACCGAATTGGAGCTACGAAGTCCCTGAGGAACAACGATTGTTTGCTCACGGATTGATGGACCGGGCCGAAGTCCGGATCGTCCACGGCCATTCCTCGCATCATCCCAAGGCCATCGAAATCTACCGCGACCGCCTCATACTTTACGGATGCGGCGATTTCCTGAACGATTACGAGGGGATCGGGGGGGACGAGACTTATCGCGGCGATCTCTCGCTGATGTTCTTCGCCGACATCGACGCAGATAACGGCGAGCTCGTCGCCCTGGAGTTGGCGCCCTTGAAGGTCAGGCGGCTACGGCTAGAGGCAGCCTCACCCGAAGACGCAGAATGGATGGCGCAGAAGCTCGACAGTGAAAGCGTCCCGTTCGGCGTCCGGGTCAGGAAAATCGCTCGGGATTCGCTGAGGGCCGAGCCGGCTCTGTGA